The following DNA comes from Meles meles chromosome 8, mMelMel3.1 paternal haplotype, whole genome shotgun sequence.
GTTCTTTCATATCTTCTAATAATTAAGGAGATGAGTAATCAAAATAAAGTCAGGAAATCTCATGAAGcagcttttaaaatctgaaaatattttaaagtagactTCAACACTAAGGAAGACTGAACACTGGGACAGTCATACGAGTCAGTACCACGCTTTAGAGAGCCATACAGCAACATCCGctaaaatcaatgaaaaacaGCTACCCTTTTCGAAACAAGGATTCaggataaaaaaatatttaaaataaaaaaaaggataaaaaagctCCTTTAAAATAACTTCAACAGTAGTTTTAAGACGTGACGTTGAAACACGTAGAACATAAAGCAGCGCACGTACACGTCTCATAACCACAGAAGGAAAGCGTGCGTCTGGTTTGGGGGTAAGATGGTGACGTCATAGGCGCTTTCTACCGTTTGGACAAGTCCCCTTCCATGTGCTTTGACCACCGTGCGGGGCCAGCCTCGTGCACCACCCGAGGCATCAGAGCAACATCTGAGAAGCAGAATTTGGGTGAGACACGGCCAACAACCCCTAGCTAGGCTGCGGGGCGCGAGGGACCCAAGGACACACGGCCCGAGACCTGGACAGGACAGGCACGCAAGCAGGGAGCTGAGGATCGGAAGTGCCGGTGAGCAGACAGAGCCGCTGAGCGAGCCTGGTGCCTGGTCACTTCCCGGCGACTCACCAAGGTCATGTCGTCACAGCACGCGGCGCAGGTGCAAGACGCAGCATGAGGGTTCAGGATCCCGTCCTGAAATTCAGAGAGCCCCGCGGTGTGTGAGAAAGTCGGCCTTCCGCGCAAACCACCGCCAGAGAGGGGCAGCCGGCTCTGCCGCGGGTCTGACACTCGTGGGTTAAAGTCCTGTCACGCCCACAAACTTCTCTCCCCCACACGTCTATACGAGGCCATTACCAGGGGCAGGATCCACTGTGTCCCctccagaaagtgaaaagattCTACGggcattctttccttctttttttttttttaagattttatccatttgtttgtcagagacgggagagagagtacaagcaaggggaggggcagagggagaaggaggctgtccgctgagcagggagcccgacgcagaacctgatcctgggatcaggacctgagccgaaggcggctgcccaacggactgagcctcccaggcggcCGGGGGCATCACTTCTTGACCAACACCCAAAGCGCTCCGCAGCAAGCTGACCAAAGCAGTCAGCGGCCTCCCCTCACGTGATGAGTACACGGAGGCAGAAGGAAGCTGGGCTTCCAAAGAGGGCCTGAGCCTCCACCGGACCGCCCACGGCAAGTCATGCTCCTGCCCGAATCGTCGCCGCCCTGCGTGAAGCCCCCGCAAAACGAGCCTGGGGGCCTGGCCCAGCGCCACACGTCCCGGGGGCAGAGGACCCACAGCCCGACCACATGCCTGCATTCTGCGGCCCCCACGGGGCGCGGCGGCCCAGGGaagccccccccccagccccgggaGGCGCTGCCCCGCGCCCTGGCCCTCGGCGTGGACACGGCACCTGAATGAGGCACTGCAGCGGGCGGCCGGCGTAGCGGATGCTCCTCTTCCAGTCCTTACTGCTGGCCCTGCCCGCCATGGCCTCGAACTCGGTGGGGCTATACCAGTTCTCCCCCTGCTTAATGCAGCGGCCCCGGCCTCCTGAAACGACAGCGGGGCCGGCGGAGTGAAGGCACTGGCCACCCGCAGCACCCCGGCCGGCCGACAGCAGCCCGGTCCTCCTGCtcacctcccccccgccccaggcctgCGTGATCCCGCCCTCCGCGGACGCCCCCACCACGAACCCGCACCTGCAGACGGCGCCTGCTCTCTCTGCGCACCGCCCGCGCACACCACAAGCCCCCCATGGTCTCAGGAGGAGCTCATGGCATCCGCCCCGCTCCCAGAATGGGGGAGAGTCCCCATCGCCTGCGGGTCCCCATCCCGACCCGGGAACTTAGGGAGCTCATTCCAGTCCTGCCTGTCCCCTGGCTTTCCCTCGTCCGCGGATCACCACGTCCTCTCCATGTGCCCCCACCACGCCCCAGACCTGTCACGGCCTCAGCTCTAGAGCCCAGGGCCGAGAGCCTGGCCGGCCCTGCTGGGCCCGCGCTGGGCAGGGACTGCGGGGGGTAAGCGTGTGCCGCAGCCCAGGCCGCACGCCCCTCACCTGAGCCCAGCCGACTCTTGAACAACGTGCCACTGATGTTCCGGCACCGCACGGGCAGCTCGCTGTCATACACCGACGGGTCCCAGTTGTACTTGGTGACCCCTCTTTCCTGGCCGGGAGCTGCAGGACTTGGAGGGCACTGAGGGCCTTGGGCAAAGGAGGCATTTGGAAAGTAAGAGACGCGGGGCGCACCCAGCCTACCTGGAAAGGCACGAGCACCTCCTGGGCTCTAACGGCGGGTTCACCCGCTCCCACCCGGACACGGCAGCATGGCCCCCTTCCACCCGGGGCAGCTCCTTGTCAGCCTGGAAAAGCCCATGTCCTCTACTCAAAGGCATTTCTGTTCCAAGTTTACAAGACTAActaagccaggggcgcctgggtggctcagtgggttaaagcctctgcctttggctcaggtcatgatctcagggtcctgggatcgagccccacatcgggctctctgctccgcagggagcctgcttcttcctctctctctgcctgcctctctgcctagttgtgatttctgtcaaataaataaaaataaaaaaatttaaaaaaaaagactaactaAGCCAATCCCAGAGGGAACTTGGCGCGCGCTCAGATGCGTTCTGCCCCGGGGGCCTGGAGTGGGGACGGGCAGCACCTGGGGTGAGCGGAGCAGCGGGCCCCTTCAGCCCGGCCGTCTCCACGATGCTCCCGTCTGTGTGCACGACGATCAGCGTGGCCTTCTCGGTGTTCAGGCTGTCCCCGATCTGCAGCGCTGTCCTGCCAGACTGGGGACAGAACATCCCTGAGTCGTCTCAGACAACAGCTACAGGGCCTGGCCCCTGGTCCTTGCGAACCACCACAACAAGGGCACCCCACTGGACTTGAGGTGCCCCTAAGACCCTAAACACAGGGCCAAGCACAAGAAGGGCCATGCTCTGTTGGGGAGGCCCTGTGCAAACACTCACCACCACCTGCCGAAGGGAAAGAATGAGCATGTCCCATAAAGACACCCTGGAAACAGCAAGTGCCCTCCCGTCTACCTGAGCGGCCTCTGCACGTTCCCAGGTCTCTAGGGAGGGTCCCGAGAGACCAAGCACACAATCACACCCGGGGTCTGGCACGGGTCTCCCTTCTCCCAGCCATGCCCACGCTCAGCTCTGCCGACGGCCACTGTACACCAGGACCCCCCAGCGCACCACTTACACACCTGGCCACGGTGGACGGGGCTACAATCACAGCACCTGCCTCCTCTGGGTCAGCCTGGCCTCATCCTTCAAGCTGCCCTGCTCCCCAGGcgagccaggtgccccctcctgtCCCTGCTGTCCCTAGGTGCCCGCCTCACAGGGCTCCGGCAAACGGACTCTCAAGGCTTTGCCCCGACAGCCCCGGGGTGGGAGCCACTCACTCCAAGCGACTGGTTCAAACCCAGCACCCGGGCTTCTCGGATGCTTCCGGTGAGAACAGAACCCACGAAGGCAAGTTAAAAAGACcttcccttggggcgcctggggggctctgccttcagctcaggtcatgacctcagggtcctgggatcgagccccacatcgggctctctgctccacggggagcctgcttccccccaccccctgcctacttgtgatctctgtcaaacagataaacaaaatcaaaatctttaaaaaaaaaaaaaaaggccttccGGTACATCAGGAAATCCCACCAGGAAAGTGAGCAGCAGCTCCCGCCGAGCACACACACCTGCGCACACCCGGGGCCTGGGCTCATACACCTGCAGGGTCACTGTCTTGCTTAAGCACGTCCACATGGCTCGTGTCAGAATCACGGAAGACGGACAACCCTCTGCTGTAAGAGGGAACGTTCCGTGTTCAGCTACGAATCACAGAAACGTTTTCCTCATCGAGACCAACGAGGTACAGAGATACTGGAGGGCTGGCTCCCTTTCGGGTTCCAGCAGGATCACACAGAGTCCACAGGTCCTCCTGTCCTCAGAGCCTGCTGCGACCACCACACCCAGGACGGTCCTCCCTAGCTCCCTGACCCTCTGGCTCCAGGCTCTTCTAGAAAAGCCACAATCTGCTGCTGGAAGGAGAGACCAGTTGGGGGTGTGAAATTATCACCTATTGGCTCGTGTGCATTCTGAATCCCTAAGAAACGAAGCAGGTTCTGAACTCTGGGGTCTGCTCCTGAACTCCGAGCGTGAGTCGGCTGCTTGTCGCCAACGACAGTGACTTTGCATCCACGGATGCAGCGCCCCAGGTGTGTGACCAAGGCTAGAAAGAAACCGTAACTAAGGACCGGGAGACCCGAGCACAGCCTGAGGGCAGGGCACAGCCACATGCCTCCAGGCAGCCAGGGAACCCAGAGCAGACCTCTGGGAGAGCCAGCCTCGGGGAAGACGTGCTCCGGGGTCCGGGGGAAAGTGCTCGCAGGGCCGCTTACCAGAACGTGTCCCGAGAGAGAGGCAGCATTCGCCACGGACGTGGTGAAGACGTTGTCTGCGGAGGCACCCACGTTGGCCACGGTCACCGTGGTCACCTCTGCAACACAGGGGCCTGACTCAGCACATCATCAGAGCCGGGGGCCTCCCACCTGGACCCCAAAACAGCGTCTCTCCATCGGGTATCTGCGTTTCCAACCAAGGGACTCTCGACACTAAGTGCTCACCCACAACTTCTAGACCGCAGCCTAGGTGACCGCGTCTCAGGAAGAGCGTGAGGAGAGGCTCTTCCAGCATCGGGGCGGAGCCTTTCATTCACAGAGAAAACCGCCCCTGCCACGCTCCCACCGAGCCACCCCTGGGCTGCTTGCTCCCTTTTAGGAGAAAACCACACACCAAGGCTCCACGCCTGCTGTGGTCATCCTGTGACCAGACACCTGCCACGTCACCGACACACAGTTCCCCCTCTTCCCGGCCCCCCTCTCCAGGTCAGCACAGGGCAGGCTCAGGTCCCTTCAttgtcctcctcctccaccaccccctctcctggcccctgcccactgcagaggctctccttccCGCTCGGGGGCTGGGTCCCTCCACGCTCCTGGGGCAGCCTCTGGCATGTGGGAAACGCCCACAAACACGGGCTGGAAGAGTCCTGCATCTCCCATCAAGCCAGCGCCCCCCAAACCGCACTGAAACACCTGTCCCCCGTCTGCATCCTGCCCTAGACCACGCCGCAGGAGGGCCGAGGGGATCCCCGCCTGAACACACCGGACTCGGCCAAGCAGCTGTCTGCCCAGAGGAGGTGGCCTCACATCCCGCTGGGTTATTTCCACCTGGAAATGACGTGACCTCAGGCACTTAGAAAAGCAGTAATGCTTTCACGTATGCAAAAACGCGGTAAAGTTCTGCAGGAAAAACAACTCATTTCTCTGAGTCTGTGATGAACGGTATCACATTTCTACTCTGCATCCACAAAAAGTACATgcaaaaaccacacaaaaaaaagaaaaaaacttcatgGTCCCAAGTCCCAATAGTAAACCAGTTTAGTGACAAGACCCAAAGACTCTCATAGCCACAAAGCCTTCTCCCCTCGTTCGGGAGGACCCCGAGCAGACCACACCCAGAGCAACGGCTCGGGGGCAGGCAGGACGTGGCCTGCACCTGAGGGCCAGATGAACACCTGGAATGACCAGGACCACCAGGACTGAGGCGGCTGCTGTCCAGTCCCCGAAGCCAGGAGGCTTCCTAGGGGAAAGCGCCTGACAATGTGTGCGGGCCACACGATGGCGCTCTGCCAGGGTTCCCACACACAACTCTGAGTCCCCAACGCCTCCAGGGCCACTGGGGAGCTCCCAGTTAGGCGGGGTCCAACACCTGGGGAAGTCTCTGCCATCTCTGGGTTGGCGGACTGGGAGAGAGACGGCGACACACCGGGACGGCAATCTGAGGAGTCCCAGGATGATGCGCCCAAAGGTCACAGGGCCTCCCAAGCTGGGTAAGCACTGTCTTGTTCCCCAGCTCTCAGGTCAGCCCTGAGCTGGCCCTTAGGATTCCAGGTGACCAGACACAGGCACCCCCAGGCTTCCCTGGGGCAGGAGCCACTCGGATCCCCACTCCCctaacccccagcccccagggtcACCAGcgccagggagagacagagaggacagGCAGGGCGAGAGGCAGGTgtgaggaaggttctggaaggagcACAGAATGCTTCACAGGGGAGAGTGATGCTGGCACACGGTAAAGAGGTGTGGGAGGCAGTTTCCGGGCAGAGTGCGCGGTGCGCGGGCAGGGCCAGCGGCACGGGCCGGCGCGCAGCAATGTCAAGGCGCACGAGGTAGGTGTGAGGCATGCAGGAGGCACGTGGTCGGGGgagcagaggcaggcggggcgccGGCAATCCCAGCAGGTGTGTGCGGGGCAGGTGCACGCCCAGCAGGTGTGTGAGGGGCAGGTGCGCGCGGGGGCGCAGGTGCGCGGGGCAGGTGCGCGGGAACCGCGGGCGGGCGGCACTTGCCTGCGAAGGCTGCGGCCGCGGCGGCCTCGTCGGGGCCCGGGAGGGCCTCGGCGCCCATGTCCATGTGCCCGGGCTCGGCGGCCATCACCGCCACGGCCGTCACCCGCCGCGTCTCGCGCTCTGCCTCCGAGTCCCCGTCCTCCTCCGAATCCTCGTCCCTGCTGAGCACCGGCTCCTCCGCCTCGCCTCCTGCTgcggccgcggccgccgccgccacaGCGGCCGcggccgccaccgccgccgcctcGGCCAGGCCCAGCTGCTTGGCGGCCGAGTCCGAGTCCTCCATCCGGACTCCACCGAGCCGGCCCGAAGGCGTCGGCCGGGGCCGCCCGAAGGCCGGGACGGAGCCCGAAGCGCGCCGCGCGAGCAGGGCCGCCCGAGCCGAGCCGAGGCCGCCCGAAGCCGCCAGCCGAGCCGAGCCTGCCCGAAGCCGCCCGCCCCGCCTAGCCGAGGCCGCCCGAACAGGGGCCGAACCGGCACGAAGCGGCCCAGTCGAGCCCTGCCGACGGCCAAGAGTCCGGAACCGAGGAGGGCCGAAGCGGCCCGAAGCGCGGAGCCGAGTCTGTCCGAATTGGCCCGAGGCGGCACGAGGGCTTCCGAGCGGCTCTGCGCTACCCCCACTCGGCGCCTAGGAGGCCTGCGCCACCCGCCGTCCCCCGCAACGGGGTCGCCGACTGCGGGGCCGAATCTCGCCGGCCTCCGACGCAGCGCGCCCGGGCCCAGAGAACCTTCCGCCGCAGGCTCCGCTCGCGGGAGCCGAGTCCGTCCGAGGCGGAGCCGAACGGAGCCGAACCCTGTCGAGCCGGGATACGCCCGAGCCTCGGCTCTCCGCCTCCTCTTGTACGAAAGTGCCCGAGCGCTGCCGGACGGCTTGAACCGGCCTCGGCCGCCGATCGGAATCCACTCCCGAAGTGCGGCGCGGTCGGGCCCCTTCGGGAGCAGAAGCGAAAATGGCCGAAGGGCCGCGAAGAGCGCGGAGCCAAGGGACTGCTGGGATCGCGGCGGACTCGGCGGGCGGGGCCGGACGGCAAGATGGCTGCCGGAGGCCGAGGTGAGGGCCCGGGGCGGGCGCTTGCGGGGCTGCCGGGGCCCCGGGGCGGGACGCGACGGCCTCGGGACAGGGCGGCGCCCGTAGGGCCGCGACTTGGGCTGGGGGcccgggcgggcgggggcggaggTCATCTCAGGAAGGGGGGGCCGGTCGGGTCTGGTTCTTTCTGGGGACGGAAAGGCGGAGCGGTCTGAGGCGGCTCCCCGGTTGCGGTTCGGCCGTCTTGAGTGTCCTGGCGAGGTCGGCCCCGGCCCTTCGGGCGCCTCTTGCCCTCCGGTGGCCGGCGCCCCGCTCGGCCGAGACACCCGGCTGTGCCCGggcctggggggctggggaggttgTCCCCCGCCGCGACCCTGGGGGGACCCGTCTCCCGCCGCGACCCTGGGGGGCCGCATGCACGTCGCCGTGGGCCTTGAGGCCGGGCGAGAGCTCGTCAGCGCCGCGGGTCGCCCCGCCGCCGGCAGCTGTGTGTCCAGGACGGAGCTGGGCGACGTGCAGGCCCCGCTGGAGAGCCGGGCCCAGCGCCCCCTCGCCGCGGAGGCTCACAAGCTGGGGGCCTTGCTGCGCCGGTGCAGGTCCGGCTCGCGCCACCAGGTCCCTGGGCACCGTGTCGCTGCCGCACCGGCTCTCCGCACGCCGATGGCTCTTGGGTGCGCGCCTGTGCCGCGACGCCGACGCGCGGGAGTGGAAGGCGCCTGTGTCCCCCGGGCCTCCGCGTTTGCCTGGTGGGCACCCGCTTGACCCAAAGCCCCGTTCCCAGCCTCCGTCCGCCCCCAGATTTCTGGCTGGAGGGCGCTGAGGTGGTGAGCAGAGGGGCCTGTGGTCGGTGCTTCCCTGAGACGCCCCCGCCCCGGCTGCCCCGAACCGCCCGCCCTGGGGAAGGTCGCTGGCGAGAGGAAGTCCGCTCGGGGTCTCTGGGCGGCGTCCTCTGTCACCTCagggggagcttttgttcccttcGCTTCCGGGGACCTTGCACCTGCCCCCGGGCTCTTGCTCCAGGAGCTCAGTGAGAAAAGTGGCTACAAGCGGGGACTGTCCTTAGGGAGCTCCAGTGGGACCGGAGTCCGCAGACCAGCCAGTCTGCTTGTGGCCACCGGTAACGTCAGTTCTTTAAGCCCGGGTCCCGGACGGTGTTCAGGCCACGTTTTGTCCCTGAGCCTCCGCGGTGCTGACCTGTGACAGTGGCTGGCCGAGAGATTTGAAGCGCCTGAAGCCAACCTTCAAGAgaagaatcaggggcgcctggggggctcaggtcatgatctcggggtcctgggatcgagtcccgcatcgggctctccgctcagcgggaaacttgcttcctcctctctctctgcctgccgctctacggacttgtgatctctgtcaaataaataaataaataaatctttttgaaaaaaacgGCGGAAATCCACCCAAATAATGGCAAGTACGGAGCAGCCTCATTTCGCTAGGGCCGGGACCGGAACACACTGGGCTTCAGGAGCTCACTGCCGGTGGCGCAGTCCAAGTTTACAGAGGCTCCCGCTCCGCTTCCGGTCCCTGCACGTGCTGTCTCCTGCCCGCTGAGCTCGGAGGCTTGGGTGCGGGTTCCCCCGCTGACCCCTGGAAGACCACGGAAGACCACGCGAGACTCCAGAAGGCCCGAATCCCCTTTGATGTCCCCCACAAAACCTCACCAAGGCTGAGCGACTCTCTCCTGCCCTCTTGGGGGTTAAGGGAAAGTGGAACTGGAGAGAAGACCAGACAGATTGGTTCCCATCGCTGTCCTGCTTGCTGCTTGGCGGTGTGGCTCAAGTCTCCTTCGACAGGGTCTGTTGCCCAAATTCTAAATTATCACTGATGTTACTACATGTCACAAATGTGCCGCTAGTGTGAGCGTCTTGAGACAGGAGGTGGGCCCCCGGAGACATTCAAGCAGAGGGTGGGCCAAAGATGCTTCCGACTCAGCAGCTCTGGTTCTGAAGACCATCTCACGGGGAGAGAGGCCTTCGTCGTAAGATGAGGGGAAACGCGTACCTGCTGTGGGGTGGGAGAAAGTCTGAGACGCACCTGAAAGAAATTGGATTGCTGCTGTAGGAAATTACTATTTGGGTGAGGTTTGGGacaatatataaaattctaggggAAAGAAAGTATCACCaattacccccccaaaaaaagatttGTACCCTGAATTAGAGAAGGTTCTCCTCTAATTCCGTCCCCGCGGTAAATGTGCagaaggcagggggtgggaaacGCTGCCGTCTGGCGGTGCCCACGCCTTTCCTTCCCTAGCAGTGGAGCAGAATTCTGCCTTTCCTGACTGAGGCCTCTTCCTCGCCGCCGCTGAGGTCCCAAGTGCTCTCTCCCAGCCTCGGGTTCTGAAAAGCAGAGGGCAGACCCTCCTCGGAGGGACAGATGCAGGGGTGACGACAAGGCCCTAGCTACGGGCCCAGATGAAGGCGGCTTCTTTCTATAAacacaggaggaaagaaggaagccgGGACCCCCCGGCGGTGCTGGGAGTGACCCAGGTCGGCGTCGCGGCAGACCTGCGGCctcactgatctgctttcttcTCCAGGGACGGCCTCCTCTGCCACGGTATCCTTCTGCTGTGTCCCTGTGTCCCTCGGCTGGCCTCAGGCCCGGGCATCCCCAGGACGGCACCCGAGAGCTCGTTTGCTGGACACATGAAGGCAGCTTTGAGTTCTACCTTTCTGTTCCTTTAAACCCCACACGCACCCTTTCTCTAAGTTCTggtagaaattctatttttaaatggaatttaatgggcggctcagtcggttaaatgggAGGGACATTCACGAACAGATTTAGAGAGTTGATGAGACTTCAGTGGGACGTGCTGGCTCCCCTGCACGGTGGGTGGGTGGCTGCCTGCCTCCCGCCACGACCCCCCCAACCCTGGGGCAAGACAGTGAAGGCCCCTCGCTTTGAACATTTTTACCGTAAACAAGTGTACCATGTTCGGGAGGGTTGGTAGACCTTTAACTgcacaaaaaaaagaatatattttctttaaagaaaatgaaaaaaagtcgTTTTTTTCTATCTAGTAACCTGGGCCACAGTCAGGGTGATGCCCCCGGGGAAGCCTGGTGTTCCAAGGCCGTCCTGCCTGCAGTCACCAGGGACTCCTGTGCCAGGCTAGGACATTTCCTGTGACACCAGAGGAGATGGGCGGAAGCTCCCTGCTCTGGCCCAGGCAGGCGGCCAGGTCCCCGTGGCCACCTGCAGGTGCTCCTCTGAAGACCTGGCGGGCTGTGCCCCCTGGGGTGGACGCGCGGGCAGGGCCCGTCTCTAGGCCCGTGAGTCCTTAACCGCTGGCCAGCTCTCGTCCGTCTCTCTGCAGCTGCTGCTCTACCTGAGTGGGGCCTGCTGTGCCCTGTATTTCCTAGCTACGCTCCTGATGATTCTGTATAAAAGTGAGTCTTCAGCGCAGAGGCCCACGGAGGTGTCCTTGCTGCTCCCCCGCCCCTGCGTAACTGGAGTTCTGCTCTGTTCCCCGCTGTTCTCCAGGTCAGGTTTTCAGCTATCCTCATCCTTACCTGGTCCTCGACCTGACTCTGCTGCTTCTGATGGGGATTCTGGAAGTGACTCGGCTGTATCTTGGTGGGTTGCTGGAGACCGTAGTGGGCAGAGGGCCACAGAACTCCTCGCTTCCGGGCTGGGAACCCTTTATGACGTTCGTGCTTTATCACGCCCAGTCAGCGGGGAGGAAATGGGTACACGCCCTTGTCGGCAGAGCCTCAGGACTCTTCAGGGGACAGGAGCGAGTCTCCTGGGCCATCCTGCTGGGCACGCGGGTCTATCCGTGTCGGCTGTCACAGACGAGCCCACGCGCCTGGGAGGGAGGCGGACGGTGCTGGGCCCCTGGGTCCGCCGCAGCAGCCAGGGATCAGTGTTGCCTGTGATCGAGCCGTTTGTAAAACACTCCCGTTtgctttggtttgatttttttacaAGCGTACGTGGCATTTTCCAGGGCTGGCCTTAGCCcagagtaaaatatttttggaaaaaaaaatttttttttaagattttatttatttgacagatatcacaagtaggcagagagacaagcagagagagaggaggaagcgggctcctgctgagcagagagccccatgcagggactgatcccaggaccatgagatcatgacctgagccagaggcagaggcctaacccactgagccccctaggcgccccaatttttggaagtttttaaacaaaaactcCTCAGTCCACCTGGAATTAGGAAAAGGTATCAATGCAACGGGGATcgtttttagaaaaggaaatgcCCTCTCCCGCCCCCACAACTGACCCCGAGGCTGAGACTCAAACAGTATCGGCGACTGGTTTTCACCTCCTGAGGGACACCACACCCTTTGTCAGACTTTGCTTTCCGACCATTCAGGAGTGATGTGGCCCCAACAGGACCTTTGACCGGAGGTCTCAGTCCTGCGTCCAGAGGGCCATGCTGGTGACAAGCTTTCGCTTGGCCTCCCCGCCGCCTCGCAGCCCTCCTGGGCACACACGGGTCAGAGTAGGTGTCCCGGAGCCCAGCACCCACTTACCATCTGCTCTGCTCTCCAGGCACCAAAGGCAACCTGACAGAGTCTGAGGGCCCGCTGGCCGTCAGCCTGGTCCTCACCGCGGGCGGCGCCCTGCTCTCCACCTACTTCCTGCTCTGGCAGACGCTGGTGCTGCGGGCAGACTGCATCCTCAGCGCCACGCTCCTGGCGCTGCATGGCCTGGAGGCCCTCCTGCAGCTGGTGGTCATTGCTGCCTTCGTCAGCTAGGCAGGCGGTGCCTGGCATCCCCCACCCTGGGTGGGACACCTCTGGACAGAAGCCACGTCCTGGGTGCTCGGCGATGCCTGGTGGCTCCCTCTCAGCTGCGCCAACCTGCTTGATTGCCGAGGGGACTGGGTGAGGACGGTGCACATTTGCACACGGTTGCTGGGATTCCGTGCTTTCCGcagtggtgcccctggagctaCGGGGCGGTGTGCGGAGCCCGGGACCATGGCCCTCAGCAGGCCAAGTCCCGGACGAGGGTACACCAGCtttgcaacagaaagaaaaatgccaggGAGCCAGCAAGCCCTGGTGTTTGGTGGGATTTTTGCAGTGGCGGCCCCTTCCCTCTGGGGCTTCTGCAGGGAGGTGGTCTAAAGCCCCGGCactgaggggagggaggcagggaatggGTGAGAAAAGAGAATAGGCTGCC
Coding sequences within:
- the DEAF1 gene encoding deformed epidermal autoregulatory factor 1 homolog isoform X2, whose amino-acid sequence is MEDSDSAAKQLGLAEAAAVAAAAAVAAAAAAAAGGEAEEPVLSRDEDSEEDGDSEAERETRRVTAVAVMAAEPGHMDMGAEALPGPDEAAAAAAFAEVTTVTVANVGASADNVFTTSVANAASLSGHVLSGRTALQIGDSLNTEKATLIVVHTDGSIVETAGLKGPAAPLTPGPQCPPSPAAPGQERGVTKYNWDPSVYDSELPVRCRNISGTLFKSRLGSGGRGRCIKQGENWYSPTEFEAMAGRASSKDWKRSIRYAGRPLQCLIQDGILNPHAASCTCAACCDDMTLSGPVRLFVPYKRRKKENELPATPVKKEPPKNIALLPAAAAAAFTVTPSGQITTSGALTFDRASTVEATAVISESPAQGDVFAGATVQEAGVQPSCRVGHPEPHYPGYQDSCQIAPFPEAALPTSHPKIVLTSLPALAVPPSTPTKAVSPTVVNGLEMSEQRSWLYLEEMVNSLLSTAQQLKALFEQAKQASSYREAAVAQARVQAETERKEQSCVNCGREALSECTGCHKVNYCSTFCQRKDWKDHQHLCGQSAAVTVQADEVHVTDSVMEKVTV
- the TMEM80 gene encoding transmembrane protein 80, producing the protein RPPEQGPNRHEAAQSSPADGQESGTEEGRSGPKRGAESVRIGPRRHEGFRAALRYPHSAPRRPAPPAVPRNGVADCGAESRRPPTQRARAQRTFRRRLRSREPSPSEAEPNGAEPCRAGIRPSLGSPPPLVRKCPSAAGRLEPASAADRNPLPKCGAVGPLREQKRKWPKGREERGAKGLLGSRRTRRAGPDGKMAAGGRGTASSATLSSVSLQLLLYLSGACCALYFLATLLMILYKSQVFSYPHPYLVLDLTLLLLMGILEVTRLYLGTKGNLTESEGPLAVSLVLTAGGALLSTYFLLWQTLVLRADCILSATLLALHGLEALLQLVVIAAFVS